In Flavobacterium sp. N3904, one DNA window encodes the following:
- a CDS encoding NADH-quinone oxidoreductase subunit J yields the protein MEKIVFYILALIMIVFAIASVTSRQMLRSVIYLLFVLIGIAGIYFLIDYNFLAAVQLTVYAGGIIVLIIFSVLLVHHIEMELEVAKKSKQFLTALICLIGLSVFLYTIYSNDFKVVENTKTTTVSDIGMGLLSYDAGGFILPFEVISILLLAAIIGSIIIGKGDKLTKNDEIL from the coding sequence ATGGAAAAAATTGTGTTTTATATCTTGGCACTAATAATGATTGTTTTTGCAATTGCTTCTGTAACGAGTCGCCAAATGCTCCGATCAGTTATTTACCTACTATTTGTACTTATTGGAATAGCTGGAATTTACTTTTTGATTGATTATAACTTCCTGGCAGCAGTTCAACTCACCGTCTATGCTGGAGGGATAATTGTATTGATTATTTTCTCGGTGCTTTTGGTTCATCATATCGAAATGGAACTGGAAGTTGCTAAAAAATCCAAACAATTTCTAACGGCTTTAATTTGTTTGATTGGGCTTTCTGTCTTTTTATATACTATTTATTCGAATGATTTTAAGGTCGTCGAAAACACTAAAACTACAACAGTTTCCGACATTGGGATGGGGCTTTTAAGTTATGATGCAGGTGGATTTATTTTACCTTTTGAAGTAATCAGTATTTTATTATTAGCAGCAATAATCGGATCTATAATTATAGGAAAAGGAGACAAACTAACAAAAAATGATGAAATATTATGA
- a CDS encoding 4Fe-4S binding protein, with the protein MSYFSDIYYGIKTLLTGMSVTGKYFLHSRKGAITQQYPDNRDTLKMFDRFRGEVVMPHDENNLHRCTGCQKCELACPNGTIEIIWDRQIDPETGKKKKMIDKHIYHLGMCTMCGLCIEACPTDAIKWAQNFENSVYDREYLTRVLNKPGSKVVSGLED; encoded by the coding sequence ATGAGTTATTTTTCTGATATATATTATGGAATAAAAACACTTCTAACGGGAATGAGTGTTACTGGAAAGTATTTTTTGCATTCCAGAAAGGGTGCAATAACCCAACAGTATCCTGACAATAGAGATACTTTAAAAATGTTTGATCGTTTTCGTGGCGAAGTAGTGATGCCTCATGACGAAAATAATTTGCACCGTTGTACGGGTTGCCAAAAATGCGAACTGGCCTGCCCAAATGGAACTATCGAAATTATTTGGGACAGACAAATTGATCCCGAAACCGGCAAAAAGAAAAAAATGATAGACAAACACATTTACCATTTAGGAATGTGTACTATGTGTGGTCTATGTATTGAAGCCTGTCCGACAGATGCTATCAAATGGGCGCAGAATTTCGAAAATTCTGTTTATGATAGAGAGTACTTAACTAGAGTTTTAAACAAACCAGGATCTAAAGTGGTATCTGGTCTAGAAGATTAA
- the nuoH gene encoding NADH-quinone oxidoreductase subunit NuoH: protein MNITKNIHEWLFSLMPNSVASIVEMVLIAVVYLAIFAIAGLYLVLLERRVAAWFQLRIGPNRVGYQGVFQTMADALKLVSKELTGTIKADKFLYNLAPYFVIVCALMALSLFPFSKEFQAFDINIGIFFLIAISSIGVIGILLAGWSSNNKFALIGAMRSGVQTISYELSVGLSLLTMVLMTGSLQLSQIVEVQKHGWLIVQGHIPAIIAFCIYMIAGTAETNRAPFDLVEAESELGAGFHTEYSGMKFAYFFLAEFINMFIISAIATTIFFGGYLSPFGITESIPLLGVFWFLAKTVVLIFLMMWFRWTFPRLRIDQLLILEWKYLLPLNLLNLVIMALIVLLKLTIQF, encoded by the coding sequence ATGAACATTACAAAAAATATTCACGAATGGCTTTTTAGCCTGATGCCAAATAGCGTAGCAAGTATAGTGGAAATGGTATTAATAGCCGTTGTATATCTCGCTATTTTTGCAATTGCCGGTTTGTACCTGGTTTTACTCGAAAGAAGGGTTGCAGCATGGTTTCAATTGCGAATTGGACCAAATAGAGTTGGTTACCAAGGAGTATTCCAAACGATGGCCGATGCCTTAAAATTGGTATCAAAAGAGTTGACAGGAACCATAAAAGCCGACAAATTTTTATACAATTTAGCCCCTTATTTTGTTATTGTCTGTGCATTGATGGCATTATCACTTTTCCCTTTTTCGAAAGAATTTCAAGCCTTTGATATCAATATTGGTATTTTCTTTTTAATAGCCATATCATCTATTGGAGTTATCGGAATTTTATTGGCCGGTTGGAGTAGCAATAATAAATTTGCTTTAATTGGTGCAATGCGAAGTGGTGTGCAAACTATTAGTTATGAACTGTCAGTCGGATTGTCTTTATTGACAATGGTTTTAATGACGGGATCATTGCAACTCTCACAAATTGTCGAAGTTCAAAAGCACGGTTGGCTCATCGTTCAGGGACATATTCCTGCCATTATAGCATTTTGTATCTATATGATCGCCGGAACTGCAGAAACCAACAGGGCTCCTTTTGATTTGGTAGAAGCCGAATCAGAGTTGGGTGCAGGTTTTCATACCGAATACTCAGGAATGAAGTTTGCCTATTTCTTTCTGGCCGAATTTATCAATATGTTTATAATTTCTGCAATAGCCACAACAATTTTCTTTGGTGGTTATCTATCTCCTTTTGGAATAACAGAATCTATTCCATTACTAGGTGTGTTTTGGTTCTTGGCAAAAACAGTAGTGCTTATCTTTTTAATGATGTGGTTTAGATGGACGTTTCCAAGATTGCGAATTGACCAACTTTTAATACTGGAATGGAAATATTTACTCCCTTTAAACCTGCTAAACTTGGTAATAATGGCCTTGATCGTATTGCTTAAATTAACCATTCAATTTTAA
- a CDS encoding NADH-quinone oxidoreductase subunit D — MDTTIITNNFKSEEYFINMGPQHPATHGVLRLLLTIDGEIIKKVEPDLGYIHRSIEKMSERDSYQQIVHLTDRMDYLSAHINNEAVCLTVENALQLEIPDRVKVIRTIIDELTRIASHTLWWGVMGMDVGALTTYFYGFRDRELINDIFEETCGARLTMNYNVPGGLMFDIHPNFVKRTKEFIAHFKTKLPEYDLLLSGNVIFQKRMKGIGVLSKEAAISYGASGPVGRGSGYSCDVRKHHSYSAYDKVTFNEILKTEGDTFARYQVRILEMWESLSIIEQLIDNIPEGNFKVTTDAVIKLPVGEYYEKVETARGELGVYIISTGTKNPYRLKFRSPGFSNLSLLNHIAVGGKIGDLVATMATLDLVIPDIDR; from the coding sequence ATGGATACAACTATCATAACCAACAACTTTAAATCCGAAGAATACTTTATCAACATGGGACCACAGCATCCTGCAACTCACGGAGTTTTGCGTTTGCTCTTGACCATTGATGGTGAAATAATCAAAAAAGTAGAGCCAGATTTAGGCTACATCCATCGCTCTATCGAAAAAATGAGTGAAAGAGACAGCTATCAGCAAATTGTACATCTTACAGACAGAATGGATTATCTGTCAGCCCATATCAATAATGAAGCGGTTTGCCTAACGGTCGAAAATGCCTTACAACTAGAAATTCCTGATCGTGTCAAAGTCATTCGTACCATTATAGACGAATTGACCCGAATTGCGTCACATACTTTATGGTGGGGCGTCATGGGAATGGACGTTGGTGCTCTCACCACTTATTTTTATGGTTTTAGAGATCGCGAATTAATTAATGATATTTTCGAAGAAACCTGCGGCGCTCGATTAACAATGAACTACAATGTTCCCGGAGGATTGATGTTTGATATTCATCCGAATTTTGTAAAAAGAACCAAAGAGTTCATTGCTCATTTCAAAACCAAACTTCCAGAATACGACCTACTGTTATCGGGGAATGTAATTTTCCAAAAAAGAATGAAAGGGATTGGTGTTTTAAGCAAAGAAGCAGCCATCTCTTATGGTGCTTCTGGTCCCGTTGGCCGAGGTTCAGGATATTCTTGTGACGTAAGAAAGCATCATTCCTATAGTGCTTATGACAAAGTTACTTTTAATGAAATCTTAAAAACTGAAGGCGATACTTTTGCCCGATACCAAGTTAGAATTCTCGAAATGTGGGAATCACTATCCATAATTGAACAATTAATAGACAACATTCCAGAAGGCAATTTTAAAGTCACCACCGATGCGGTGATCAAATTACCGGTAGGTGAATATTATGAAAAAGTAGAAACCGCAAGAGGGGAACTTGGTGTGTACATTATTAGCACAGGAACCAAAAACCCTTATCGATTAAAATTTCGTTCACCCGGTTTTTCAAACTTATCCTTATTAAATCACATTGCTGTTGGTGGAAAAATTGGTGACTTGGTGGCAACGATGGCAACCTTGGATCTAGTAATCCCAGATATTGACCGATAA
- a CDS encoding NADH-quinone oxidoreductase subunit C — MTNEALQTLISSWIPELEFTEEKSQFLNISVQPNHLHDLMSQLRNNSETNFDYLFCLSGVDWGTALGVVYHLESTTHRHQIVVKVKTDDRENPIFDSVYDIWATAEFHEREVFDFFGIKFKNHPNLKRLFLTEEWDGFPLRKDYVDEINMVIK, encoded by the coding sequence ATGACTAACGAAGCATTACAAACCTTAATAAGTTCCTGGATTCCCGAATTGGAATTCACCGAAGAGAAATCCCAGTTTTTAAATATTAGCGTACAACCTAATCATTTGCATGATTTAATGTCCCAATTAAGAAATAATTCTGAAACCAATTTTGATTATTTATTTTGCTTAAGCGGTGTCGATTGGGGAACAGCATTAGGCGTTGTTTATCATTTAGAATCAACCACACATAGACATCAGATTGTAGTCAAAGTTAAGACGGACGATCGAGAAAATCCAATATTTGATTCTGTTTATGATATTTGGGCAACAGCCGAATTCCACGAAAGAGAAGTCTTTGATTTTTTCGGAATTAAATTCAAAAATCATCCCAATTTAAAAAGACTTTTTTTGACCGAAGAATGGGATGGCTTTCCGCTCAGAAAAGATTATGTAGATGAAATTAATATGGTTATCAAATAA
- a CDS encoding NADH-quinone oxidoreductase subunit B translates to MGINNTTEIPADFPGKVIPAGNGANVVITSLDQIINWGRSNSLWSLYFGTSCCAIEMMQTGAARHDYSRFGFEVARPSPRQADLIIIAGTIVNKMAPVLRRLYDQMAEPKYVIAMGACAISGGPFFYNSYSVVKGADHVIPVDVYVPGCPPRPEALLEGMLMLQAKIRTESMKNKVFPIDGFDEGL, encoded by the coding sequence ATGGGAATAAATAACACAACAGAAATACCTGCTGATTTTCCGGGAAAAGTAATCCCGGCAGGGAATGGAGCGAATGTAGTCATTACATCTCTAGATCAAATAATCAATTGGGGAAGATCCAATTCGCTATGGTCACTTTATTTTGGCACCAGTTGTTGCGCTATCGAAATGATGCAAACCGGAGCAGCTCGCCATGATTATTCCAGATTTGGATTTGAGGTAGCGAGACCTTCACCCCGACAAGCCGATTTAATTATTATTGCCGGAACCATTGTAAACAAAATGGCGCCTGTTTTGCGTCGTTTGTACGATCAAATGGCCGAACCAAAATATGTAATTGCCATGGGAGCCTGTGCAATTTCCGGAGGCCCTTTCTTTTACAATTCTTATTCTGTAGTGAAAGGCGCTGACCACGTTATTCCGGTAGACGTTTACGTACCCGGTTGTCCGCCACGTCCTGAAGCATTGTTGGAAGGAATGCTGATGCTGCAAGCAAAAATAAGAACTGAAAGTATGAAAAATAAAGTTTTCCCTATCGATGGGTTTGACGAAGGACTTTAA
- a CDS encoding NADH-quinone oxidoreductase subunit A: MGSEAIIVFLLAGIILVAGANFLSNLISPKSDNSQKREPYESGMTTIGPTWVQFKVGYYLYAILFLVFDVEVAFLIPWAVVFQKIGIVAFYEIIIFLIILGLGLAYAWKKEALKWE; the protein is encoded by the coding sequence ATGGGTTCAGAAGCAATTATAGTTTTCTTGTTGGCCGGAATAATCCTGGTGGCAGGAGCCAACTTTCTTTCCAATTTAATTTCACCAAAATCAGACAACTCACAAAAAAGGGAGCCCTATGAAAGTGGCATGACGACAATTGGACCAACTTGGGTTCAATTTAAAGTGGGTTATTATTTATATGCAATTTTATTTTTAGTTTTTGATGTCGAGGTTGCCTTTTTGATTCCATGGGCAGTCGTTTTTCAAAAAATTGGAATAGTTGCCTTTTATGAAATCATCATATTTCTAATAATATTGGGTTTAGGCTTAGCCTATGCTTGGAAAAAAGAAGCATTAAAATGGGAATAA
- a CDS encoding 2-oxoacid:ferredoxin oxidoreductase subunit beta: METTPLNKYTSKDFTTDQEVRWCPGCDDYVILRTMQKALPEMGVAKEDVVFVSGIGCSSRFPYYMETYGIHSIHGRAPGIASGIKLANPNLSVWIATGDGDAMAIGGNHFIHVLRRNIDLNIILFNNEIYGLTKGQFSPTSLIGQKTKSSPYGNTQPPFSPGELALGAQARFFARVGGNSPKEMGQIFIEAHQFKGTSLIEILQNCVIFNDGCFNNITDKEVKEDKQIFLEHGKPMIFGKNRDKGLVLNGLKLKIVTIGEDGITQEDLLVHNAKEQDPTLHQMLVRLQYPIATGVIRSFNDVTLEERENALTKEVKANSNFTKTDDLFFSGETYEVK; this comes from the coding sequence ATGGAAACAACTCCTTTAAATAAATACACCTCAAAAGATTTTACTACCGATCAGGAAGTAAGATGGTGTCCTGGTTGCGATGATTATGTCATTTTACGTACCATGCAAAAAGCACTTCCGGAAATGGGAGTCGCAAAAGAAGATGTAGTTTTTGTCTCAGGAATTGGGTGTTCCTCCCGTTTTCCCTATTATATGGAAACGTATGGAATCCACAGCATACACGGAAGAGCTCCGGGAATCGCATCGGGAATAAAATTAGCCAATCCAAATTTAAGCGTATGGATAGCCACTGGTGATGGAGATGCGATGGCTATTGGTGGCAACCATTTTATTCATGTATTGCGCAGAAATATAGATTTAAATATAATTCTGTTCAACAATGAAATTTATGGATTAACCAAAGGGCAGTTTTCTCCAACCTCCTTAATTGGACAAAAAACAAAATCTTCTCCCTACGGAAACACCCAACCTCCTTTTTCACCAGGTGAACTGGCTCTTGGCGCACAAGCCCGCTTCTTTGCCAGAGTTGGGGGGAATAGTCCAAAAGAAATGGGACAAATTTTTATTGAAGCACATCAATTTAAAGGAACTTCTTTGATAGAAATTCTGCAAAACTGTGTGATTTTTAATGACGGCTGTTTTAATAATATCACCGATAAAGAAGTAAAAGAAGATAAACAAATTTTTCTGGAGCATGGAAAACCAATGATTTTTGGAAAAAACAGAGACAAAGGATTAGTCTTAAATGGCTTGAAATTGAAAATAGTCACTATCGGAGAAGACGGAATTACTCAAGAAGATTTATTGGTACACAATGCCAAAGAACAAGATCCAACGCTGCATCAAATGCTGGTTCGATTACAGTATCCAATTGCTACTGGGGTAATTAGAAGTTTTAATGATGTAACATTAGAGGAAAGAGAAAACGCTTTAACAAAAGAAGTCAAAGCAAATTCCAATTTCACAAAAACCGATGATTTATTCTTTTCAGGAGAAACTTACGAAGTAAAATAA
- a CDS encoding 2-oxoacid:acceptor oxidoreductase subunit alpha — MIANNLKLQPEVLEAVVIRFVGDSGDGMQLTGTQFSDTSAMFGNDIATFPNYPAEIRAPQGSLYGVSGFQVHIGSVEVSTPGDNVDLLVAMNPAALKTNLRALKPGHTLIVDTDSFNKKNLEKAEYSTNPLEDGSLDNYRVIQVDMTSLTREALKNVSGLDVKSISRSKNMFALGMIYWMYNRSKDHTIDFFNKSFKTKPHLIEANTKVLNAGYFYAETLELIPNSYTISPAKLPAGTYRIIMGNTATAWGFLAAAEKTGLELFLGSYPITPATDILHELVKHKHFGVKAFQAEDEIAGVTSAIGAAFAGDLAITTTSGPGLALKGEAIGLAIMVELPLVIVDVQRGGPSTGLPTKTEQSDLLQAMYGRNGESPLIVIAASTPANCFNFAYEAARLALEHMTPVILLTDGYIANGSAPWKIKTVSEMPAIKNNRILEVKENWHPYDRDQNTLARNWAIPGTPGLEHRIGGLEKDTVTGNISYDPANHEAMTAIRAEKIERVKSNIPDLQIEFAQKGDLLVIGWGGTYGSLHSAVKQINEEGYTSIGFAHFNYINPMPKNTEELLSRFKKIVVCELNSGQFASILKIKFSQFDFLKFNKIQGLPFSNDDLIQKFKELV; from the coding sequence ATGATTGCAAATAATCTAAAACTTCAACCAGAAGTACTGGAAGCTGTCGTGATTCGATTTGTTGGAGATTCCGGCGACGGGATGCAACTTACCGGAACGCAATTTTCAGATACTTCAGCAATGTTTGGCAATGACATCGCTACTTTTCCCAACTATCCTGCCGAAATCAGAGCACCACAAGGCAGTTTGTATGGCGTTTCTGGATTTCAGGTCCATATTGGCAGTGTCGAGGTGAGTACACCCGGCGACAATGTAGATTTATTGGTAGCTATGAATCCTGCGGCTTTAAAAACAAACTTAAGAGCCTTAAAACCAGGACATACATTAATAGTAGATACAGACTCTTTTAATAAGAAGAATTTAGAAAAAGCAGAATACAGCACAAACCCTTTAGAAGACGGAAGTCTTGACAACTACAGAGTAATACAGGTTGACATGACATCACTAACAAGAGAGGCATTGAAAAATGTTTCGGGCTTAGATGTCAAATCAATTTCACGAAGCAAAAACATGTTTGCTTTGGGAATGATATATTGGATGTACAATCGTTCAAAAGACCATACCATTGATTTTTTCAATAAAAGCTTCAAAACAAAACCTCACTTAATAGAAGCAAATACCAAAGTATTAAATGCTGGATATTTTTATGCCGAAACGCTGGAATTAATTCCAAATTCGTATACCATATCACCAGCAAAATTACCTGCCGGAACCTACAGAATTATAATGGGAAATACCGCTACAGCTTGGGGATTCCTAGCTGCTGCCGAAAAAACCGGATTGGAATTGTTTTTGGGTTCGTATCCAATAACTCCCGCAACAGATATTTTACATGAATTGGTAAAACACAAACATTTTGGTGTAAAAGCATTTCAGGCAGAAGATGAAATAGCAGGAGTTACTTCTGCGATTGGAGCTGCTTTTGCAGGTGATTTGGCTATTACAACCACATCCGGACCAGGTTTGGCATTAAAAGGAGAAGCAATCGGTTTAGCAATAATGGTAGAACTTCCTTTGGTTATTGTAGATGTGCAACGTGGTGGTCCTTCAACAGGTTTGCCTACAAAAACAGAACAATCCGATTTATTGCAGGCAATGTATGGCCGAAATGGTGAAAGCCCATTGATTGTTATTGCTGCAAGTACTCCAGCAAACTGTTTCAATTTTGCTTATGAAGCTGCCAGATTGGCTTTGGAACATATGACTCCAGTTATTTTATTGACAGATGGATACATAGCCAATGGATCTGCTCCATGGAAAATCAAGACTGTTTCTGAAATGCCTGCAATAAAGAACAATCGAATATTGGAAGTTAAAGAAAATTGGCATCCCTATGATAGAGACCAAAATACGCTAGCCAGAAATTGGGCTATTCCGGGAACGCCAGGTTTAGAACATCGAATTGGCGGACTCGAAAAAGATACAGTTACAGGAAATATTTCTTATGATCCTGCGAATCATGAGGCCATGACAGCTATTAGAGCTGAAAAAATTGAGCGCGTTAAATCAAATATTCCTGACTTACAAATTGAATTTGCCCAAAAAGGAGATCTATTGGTTATTGGATGGGGCGGCACTTACGGTTCATTGCATTCTGCGGTGAAACAAATAAACGAAGAAGGATACACCTCAATAGGTTTTGCCCATTTCAATTATATCAATCCGATGCCTAAAAACACCGAAGAGCTATTGTCCAGATTCAAAAAAATTGTTGTTTGCGAATTGAACAGTGGCCAATTTGCCAGTATTCTAAAAATTAAATTCAGTCAATTTGATTTTTTAAAATTCAATAAAATTCAAGGATTACCCTTTTCCAATGATGATTTAATTCAAAAATTTAAAGAACTAGTGTAA
- a CDS encoding 4Fe-4S dicluster domain-containing protein, with amino-acid sequence MAIIITDECINCDACISECPNNAIYEPDDKWSYSDGSSLKGMVKTPKGIEVDADEENEPISDEFFYIVSDKCTECKGFHDKPQCASVCPVDCCISDENHVETEEELLAKKAWLHNE; translated from the coding sequence ATGGCTATTATAATAACAGACGAGTGCATCAATTGTGATGCTTGTATTTCGGAATGTCCGAACAATGCAATTTATGAACCAGATGATAAGTGGTCTTATTCCGATGGTTCTTCTTTGAAAGGAATGGTAAAAACTCCTAAAGGAATTGAAGTCGATGCAGATGAAGAGAATGAACCTATTTCGGATGAGTTCTTTTATATTGTATCTGATAAATGTACTGAGTGCAAAGGTTTTCATGATAAACCACAATGCGCATCTGTTTGTCCAGTAGACTGTTGTATATCTGATGAAAATCACGTAGAAACCGAAGAAGAATTATTGGCGAAAAAAGCTTGGTTGCATAATGAGTAA